One stretch of Podospora pseudoanserina strain CBS 124.78 chromosome 4, whole genome shotgun sequence DNA includes these proteins:
- a CDS encoding hypothetical protein (EggNog:ENOG503PS1W), which yields MSAARSLTTLPGVLRSRLPQRTILPACRQQVRHVNTDREELGGVGGSEPPSPKKNPVNWRAGTITGVGVGIACGLMLWSKKKDAKI from the exons ATGTCAGCCGCCAGatctctcaccaccctccccggtGTCCTCAGAtcccgccttcctcaacgaaccatcctccccgcctgCCGCCAACAAGTCCGCCATGTCAACACCGACCGCGAAGAGCTAGGCGGAGTCGGGGGCTCAgaacccccaagcccaaagaAGAACCCCGTCAATTG GAGAGCCGGAACCATCACTGGTGTCGGAGTAGGAATTGCCTGCGGGTTGATGCTCTggtccaagaagaaggacgccAAGATATAA
- a CDS encoding hypothetical protein (EggNog:ENOG503NXJF; COG:S), with translation MPNFTEWKARIRRQAKPHPKFQPHDVYSATPLTPNTTRVIRLLPQREPTTTQIKCELFTYNLSGKQSGERHLYEAVSYVWGTGPRCHSITLNNCAFPVTENLHAALWHLRDRQLERVLWVDAVCINQDDNKEKERQIPLMRTIYAQAGRVIVWLGLPLDGHGDQALGSIRQAGGEGLTVMEDDYTSVMVLLRRDWFRRMWILQEVAVARSVVVMCGSVQIDGHAFCQGLAGMDHLLPVDLHPIIHPVVQLIRGAPYRPKYQLHSRGVFSMGELLDMYRSCRATLQHDKIYALLGLSLDGLDAPALQPDYSLPWHEVFQRATAHIFGASCTVKTWPESHTAVITGKCLFLGQITSVDQDNNHGDGQVHVWVHCTTAAQSLGYGEHGWDWAFPPFSESVREGDIVCHLQGAARPSIVRLCQDHFTVIKTSAPSGSPGEPDRQSNPSEDHLSNIALTFTIPPGSSNNSYYDEAEQSTELLTITPSYHEDPSTETKRLHDTAALLEDRFVRSLHYNGNMSPALQHLISQCSPKVPISEQLLQSVVSCPTGEPIQIMQLLFQKRGDKLPITESIVRAAAANSRLGYPILQLLFQKRGESLPVSEQVVVAAAGNTDKGCQIMSLLFEQRGWGLVISEEAVVAAAGNYWSGHQILRLFFEQRGDNLPISERVVETAAGNTRCGYETVKVLLQQRKSLQISDGMVTEAAGNPRHGHDIMRFLFARDKDLAISENVVKAAAENGGNGYEIMLLLLEKRGKRLPISDEVVKAAQANSLYGHDIMQLLASAQSA, from the exons ATGCCCAACTTTACAGAATGGAAAGCCCGCATCCGCCGTCAAGCAAAACCACACCCCAAATTCCAGCCTCATGATGTCTATTCCGCGACCCCGCTGACACCCAACACAACCCGCGTGATCCGACTGCTACCACAACGtgaacccaccaccacccaaataAAATGCGAGCTGTTCACCTACAACCTCTCGGGAAAACAAAGCGGTGAAAGACACCTCTACGAAGCCGTCTCATACGTCTGGGGGACAGGCCCAAGATGCCATTCCATCACGCTCAACAACTGCGCCTTTCCCGTGACAGAAAATCTCCACGCGGCCCTCTGGCACCTCCGAGACCGACAGCTGGAGCGGGTGCTGTGGGTTGACGCCGTCTGTATCAACCAGGATGAtaacaaggagaaggagaggcagATCCCGCTTATGCGCACCATTTACGCGCAGGCCGGACGGGTGATTGTCTGGTTGGGATTGCCGTTGGATGGTCATGGTGATCAGGCATTGGGGAGTATCCGGCAggctggcggggagggacTGACTGTGATGGAAGATGATTATACGTCTGTGATGGTGTTATTGCGGAGGGATTGGTTTCGCCGGATGTGG ATCCTCCAGGAAGTAGCCGTTGCACGGTCGGTGGTTGTAATGTGTGGATCAGTCCAGATAGACGGGCACGCCTTCTGTCAGGGTCTTGCTGGGATGGATCATCTCCTCCCGGTTGATCTacaccccatcatccaccccgtcGTCCAGCTCATCCGCGGCGCACCATACCGACCAAAATACCAGCTCCATTCACGGGGTGTCTTTTCCATGGGCGAGTTGCTGGACATGTACCGCTCCTGCAGAGCCACCCTCCAGCACGACAAGATATACGCATTGCTCGGCCTAAGTCTCGACGGCCTCGATGCTCCTGCCTTACAGCCAGATTACTCCCTGCCGTGGCATGAAGTTTTCCAAAGGGCCACTGCGCATATTTTTGGCGCGTCATGCACGGTGAAGACGTGGCCGGAAAGCCACACGGCAGTCATCACAGGAAAGTGTCTCTTCTTGGGGCAAATCACATCTGTTGATCAGGATAACAATCATGGAGACGGCCAGGTGCACGTATGGGTCCACTGCACCACGGCCGCGCAGTCACTCGGGTACGGCGAGCATGGATGGGATTGGGCTTTCCCGCCTTTTTCAGAGTCGGTCCGGGAGGGGGATATCGTATGCCATCTGCAGGGTGCGGCAAGGCCGAGCATCGTTCGACTCTGCCAGGATCACTTTACCGTCATCAAAACCTCGGCACCGTCTGGATCACCCGGGGAACCGGATCGACAATCTAATCCATCAGAGGATCACCTATCCAATATCGCCCTCACGTTCACAATCCCCCCAGGGAGTTCAAACAACAGCTATTATGACGAGGCAGAACAATCCACCGAACTACTCACCATAACACCATCCTACCACGAAGACCCCTCAACCGAAACAAAAAGACTACACGACACAGCAGCCCTCCTAGAGGACCGTTTCGTCCGCTCCCTCCACTACAACGGCAACATGTCCCCAGCCCTGCAACATCTCATCTCCCAATGCAGCCCCAAAGTCCCCATCTCTGAACAACTCCTCCAATCCGTCGTCTCATGCCCAACCGGCGAACCGATCCAAATCATGCAACTTCTCTTCCAAAAACGCGGCGACAAACTCCCCATAACAGAATCCATAGTCCGGGCTGCGGCGGCAAATTCACGATTGGGGTACCCAATCCTACAGCTCCTTTTCCAAAAGCGAGGGGAATCCCTCCCGGTTTCGGAACAGGTAGTCGTAGCCGCCGCAGGGAACACTGACAAGGGATGTCAAATCATGAGTCTTCTCTTTGAGCAACGGGGGTGGGGGCTTGTCATCTCGGAAGAAGCGGTTGTGGCGGCCGCAGGTAACTATTGGTCTGGACATCAAATCCTCCGTCTTTTCTTTGAACAGCGCGGAGACAACCTCCCAATTTCTGAACGCGTGGTCGAGACCGCGGCGGGAAATACTCGATGCGGATACGAGACCGTGAAAgttctcctccagcaacgAAAAAGTCTACAAATTTCAGACGGGATGGTGACAGAAGCAGCGGGAAACCCCCGGCATGGTCATGATATCATGCGCTTTCTTTTCGCGCGAGACAAAGACCTGGCAATATCTGAAAACGTGGTCAAGGCCGCGGCAGAGAATGGAGGAAACGGATATGAGATTATGCTCCTGCTTCTCGAGAAGCGAGGCAAGCGCCTACCAATCTCTGACGAGGTCGTCAAGGCGGCGCAGGCCAATTCCTTGTATGGACATGATATTATGCAACTTTTGGCTTCAGCTCAGAGCGCctga